In one Mycobacterium sp. NBC_00419 genomic region, the following are encoded:
- a CDS encoding sodium:proton exchanger, producing the protein MTSVLSRNRDTAPLSGQRLLWRSLSITALLILPAMVTRFGGLHPTPTVSLLIFGAAVVAASFLLAWAAEAAQIDVSGGLAIAVLALIAVLPEYAVDLYYAYTAGQHAEYTQYAAANMTGSNRLLMGIGWPVVVLVSLYVARRVTGRATTTLMLDPGNRVELGFLLVAGIAAFIIPATGRITLTLGIALLAWFGFYLYKLTRGEVEEPELIGTAAAIGALADRRRRITVVALFVIAAGVILACAEPFAESMIGAGTQLGVDRFLLVQWLAPLASEAPEFIIAIIFAARGKGTAAIATLISSKVNQWTLLVGSLPIAYMAGGGGTALVLDGRQIEEVLLTATQTMMGIALILALRFHRHTAWMLLALFIIQFPITSTHGRMILCGVYAVLALAGMVVNRKHLLATLRAPFVR; encoded by the coding sequence ATGACCAGCGTCCTGTCCCGCAACCGCGATACCGCCCCCCTGTCGGGCCAGCGACTCCTGTGGCGTTCCCTGAGCATCACCGCGCTGCTGATCCTGCCGGCGATGGTCACCCGGTTCGGCGGACTGCACCCCACTCCGACCGTCTCGCTGCTGATCTTCGGAGCCGCCGTCGTCGCCGCCAGTTTCCTGCTGGCATGGGCCGCCGAAGCCGCCCAGATCGACGTCTCGGGTGGCCTCGCGATTGCGGTGCTCGCGCTCATCGCCGTGCTGCCGGAGTATGCCGTCGACCTGTACTACGCCTACACCGCGGGCCAACACGCCGAGTACACCCAGTACGCGGCGGCCAACATGACCGGCTCCAACCGCCTCCTGATGGGCATCGGCTGGCCGGTCGTCGTCCTCGTCAGCCTCTATGTCGCCCGCCGGGTGACAGGGCGTGCGACGACCACCCTGATGCTCGATCCGGGCAACCGCGTCGAACTCGGCTTCCTGCTCGTCGCCGGAATCGCGGCGTTCATCATTCCGGCCACCGGCCGCATCACGCTGACCCTGGGCATCGCCCTGCTGGCCTGGTTCGGCTTCTACCTGTACAAACTGACCCGTGGCGAGGTCGAAGAACCCGAGCTGATCGGCACCGCCGCCGCCATCGGCGCGCTGGCGGACCGGCGCCGGCGGATTACGGTCGTCGCCCTGTTCGTGATCGCGGCGGGTGTCATCCTCGCCTGCGCGGAACCCTTCGCGGAGAGCATGATCGGCGCCGGCACCCAACTCGGGGTGGACCGCTTCCTGTTGGTGCAGTGGCTCGCGCCGCTGGCCTCCGAGGCGCCGGAATTCATCATCGCCATCATCTTCGCGGCACGCGGGAAGGGCACGGCGGCTATCGCCACGCTGATCTCGTCGAAGGTCAACCAGTGGACCCTGCTGGTCGGCTCGCTGCCGATCGCCTACATGGCCGGCGGCGGTGGGACCGCCCTGGTGCTCGACGGCCGCCAGATCGAAGAGGTGCTGCTGACCGCCACCCAGACGATGATGGGGATCGCGCTCATCCTGGCCCTGCGGTTCCATCGGCATACGGCGTGGATGTTGTTGGCGCTGTTCATCATTCAGTTCCCGATCACCTCCACGCACGGCCGCATGATTCTTTGCGGCGTATACGCGGTGCTCGCACTCGCGGGCATGGTTGTCAACCGGAAACACCTGCTGGCGACACTCCGTGCGCCCTTCGTGAGGTGA
- a CDS encoding acyl dehydratase, with protein sequence MTLTSGAAASHQAILGDRLRLSLDAELAHAVVGANGPLAHPSLVCDVAIGQSTLATQRVKANLFYRGLTFYRYPVIGDTLFTRTEVVGLRQNSAKPGRAPTGLAALRMTTIDQVGRLVLDFYRCAMLPLSPGATDTGHADDLTRIGVDLGAAPDPTADWNAAAFRERVPGPHFYPDIAGSVLRSTGDVVSSAPELARLTLNVAATHHDSRVGGQRLVYGGHTIGLALAQAGQLLPNLATVLGWESCDHTGPVHEGDTLYSDLHVEAAAPLPGDRGGVLTLRSVVYAVAAEGDDRQVLDWRFSALHF encoded by the coding sequence ATGACGTTGACGTCCGGCGCCGCCGCCAGCCATCAGGCGATCCTCGGCGACCGGCTACGACTGTCCCTGGATGCCGAACTGGCGCACGCCGTCGTCGGCGCCAACGGCCCACTGGCTCACCCGTCGCTGGTGTGCGACGTCGCCATCGGCCAGAGCACCCTGGCGACCCAGCGCGTCAAGGCAAACCTGTTCTACCGGGGGTTGACCTTCTATCGCTACCCGGTCATCGGCGACACCCTGTTCACCCGCACCGAGGTGGTGGGTCTGCGGCAGAACAGCGCCAAGCCCGGTCGTGCGCCGACCGGACTGGCGGCACTGCGGATGACGACCATCGACCAGGTCGGCCGTCTGGTTCTCGACTTCTACCGCTGCGCCATGCTGCCGCTGAGCCCGGGTGCGACCGACACCGGACATGCCGACGACCTGACCCGCATCGGCGTGGACCTCGGCGCTGCCCCGGACCCGACCGCCGACTGGAACGCGGCGGCATTCCGGGAACGCGTTCCTGGCCCGCACTTCTACCCCGATATCGCCGGTTCGGTACTGCGCAGCACCGGCGACGTGGTGAGCTCAGCACCGGAACTGGCCCGACTGACACTGAATGTTGCCGCCACCCATCATGATTCGCGGGTCGGCGGTCAACGGCTGGTCTACGGCGGCCACACCATCGGGCTGGCGCTGGCACAAGCCGGCCAACTGCTGCCGAATCTTGCAACCGTGCTGGGGTGGGAGTCGTGCGACCACACCGGTCCGGTGCATGAGGGTGACACCCTTTACAGCGATCTGCACGTCGAGGCGGCTGCACCGCTGCCCGGCGACCGCGGAGGTGTGCTGACGTTGCGATCGGTGGTCTACGCCGTGGCCGCCGAGGGCGACGACCGCCAGGTCCTCGACTGGCGGTTCAGCGCGCTGCACTTCTAG
- a CDS encoding acyl-CoA dehydrogenase family protein translates to MSELNDEETMLVQTVRAFIDREVKPSVRDVEHANTYPEAWIEQMKRIGVYGLAISEEYGGSPVSMPCYVEVTQELARGWMSLAGAMGGHTVVAKLLEIFGTEEQKRAYLPRMATGELRATMALTEPSGGSDLQNMACVARADGDELVINGAKTWISNARRSGLIALLCKTDPQASPKHKGISVVLVENPTPGLTVSKDLPKLGYKGVESCELVFEDCRVPASAILGGQPGRGFGQMMKGLETGRIQVASRALGVATAAFEDALAYAQDRESFGQPIWKHQAIGHYLADMATKLTAARQLTRHAAERYDSGQRCDMEAGMAKLFASEAAMEIALNAVRIHGGYGYSTEYDVERYFRDAPLMIVGEGTNEIQRNVIAGQLVARGGI, encoded by the coding sequence GTGAGCGAACTCAACGACGAAGAGACCATGTTGGTGCAGACAGTCCGCGCCTTCATCGACCGCGAGGTCAAGCCGAGCGTCCGCGACGTCGAGCACGCCAACACCTACCCCGAGGCGTGGATCGAGCAGATGAAGCGGATCGGTGTCTACGGTCTTGCCATCAGCGAGGAGTACGGCGGCTCCCCGGTCTCGATGCCCTGCTATGTCGAGGTGACCCAGGAACTCGCCCGCGGCTGGATGAGTCTGGCCGGTGCGATGGGCGGCCACACCGTGGTCGCCAAACTGCTGGAGATCTTCGGCACCGAGGAGCAGAAGCGCGCCTACCTGCCGAGGATGGCCACCGGCGAACTGCGTGCCACGATGGCGCTGACCGAGCCGAGTGGCGGCTCCGATCTGCAGAACATGGCGTGCGTCGCCCGCGCCGACGGCGACGAGTTGGTGATCAACGGCGCCAAGACCTGGATCAGCAATGCCCGCCGATCCGGGCTGATCGCCCTGCTGTGCAAGACCGATCCGCAGGCCAGCCCCAAGCACAAGGGCATCTCGGTGGTGCTCGTCGAGAATCCGACGCCTGGCCTGACGGTGTCGAAGGATCTGCCCAAGCTCGGCTACAAGGGCGTCGAGTCCTGTGAGTTGGTCTTCGAGGACTGCCGGGTTCCGGCGTCGGCGATCCTCGGCGGCCAGCCCGGCCGAGGATTCGGGCAGATGATGAAGGGACTCGAGACGGGCCGGATCCAGGTGGCGTCGCGCGCGTTGGGCGTCGCCACGGCCGCATTCGAAGACGCCCTGGCCTACGCGCAGGACCGGGAGAGCTTCGGGCAGCCCATCTGGAAACACCAGGCGATCGGTCACTACCTGGCGGACATGGCCACGAAACTGACAGCCGCCCGCCAGCTCACCCGCCATGCCGCCGAGCGATACGACAGCGGGCAGCGCTGCGACATGGAAGCCGGCATGGCCAAACTGTTCGCCTCGGAGGCCGCGATGGAGATCGCGCTCAACGCCGTCCGCATCCACGGCGGTTACGGCTACTCCACCGAGTACGACGTCGAACGCTACTTCCGCGACGCCCCGCTGATGATCGTCGGTGAGGGCACCAACGAGATTCAGCGCAACGTCATCGCCGGACAGCTCGTGGCGAGAGGAGGCATTTGA
- a CDS encoding uracil-DNA glycosylase family protein: protein MTRFDGGPPQPFAEHFATLPEIAPQYRPYFWYDWGPVFYRGRLDGSARLLGIGSDPGPTERLVGRTLIGDAGQRTQGLLTKIGLTRSYILVNAYPVAVHPSNVSQAKPVLSDPQQLAWRNHFYDMLVTPNLEVIVALGANASAAVKLWTTRPNVALFELPHPSNHDETLLLNKWRAALPQLRAAITPDADGDPTGPTYGATFEESDYQRIPAADLPFGLPPWIGDDSWGRRAQPAHNNCVSRPSTSAQQLDPDHTLIWQAPTTAQLTH from the coding sequence ATGACCAGATTCGATGGCGGCCCGCCACAACCATTCGCGGAGCACTTCGCGACACTGCCCGAAATCGCACCGCAGTATCGACCCTATTTCTGGTACGACTGGGGTCCCGTCTTCTACAGGGGCCGCCTCGACGGAAGCGCACGACTACTCGGTATTGGCTCTGATCCGGGGCCGACCGAAAGGCTCGTCGGTCGCACGCTCATCGGAGATGCCGGCCAACGCACTCAAGGCTTGCTGACCAAAATCGGCCTCACCCGCTCCTACATCCTCGTCAACGCCTACCCAGTGGCCGTACACCCGTCGAACGTCAGCCAAGCAAAGCCCGTGCTTTCCGATCCGCAACAGCTCGCATGGCGTAATCACTTCTACGACATGCTCGTAACGCCCAACCTTGAAGTGATCGTGGCCCTCGGCGCGAATGCCTCAGCAGCGGTCAAATTATGGACGACCAGGCCCAACGTCGCACTGTTCGAGCTGCCTCATCCGTCGAACCACGACGAGACGCTGCTCCTCAACAAGTGGCGGGCAGCCCTGCCTCAACTCCGCGCCGCCATCACCCCAGATGCCGACGGCGACCCCACCGGACCCACTTACGGCGCCACCTTCGAAGAATCCGACTACCAGCGCATTCCGGCAGCTGACCTCCCCTTCGGACTACCGCCGTGGATCGGCGACGACTCCTGGGGACGACGTGCCCAGCCGGCCCACAACAACTGCGTCAGCCGACCCAGCACCTCCGCACAACAACTGGACCCAGACCACACGCTCATTTGGCAGGCTCCCACGACGGCCCAACTCACCCACTGA
- a CDS encoding CoA transferase, whose product MDDSETRWAAVLTRAEAVAARLTERLGVPVDAVAALTGRAALLGLHRAGRISAGGATRLLATADGWCALTLSRPDDLAAVPALVEADDLTADPWAAVTGWAAERSSADVVERAVLLDLPVARLAETAPEPPRVLAAGPRDGARSVAGLLVADLTSMWAGPLCGQILASAGATVVKVESPHRPDGTRGGDPAFYDWINHGKLSYAVDFDRDAPRLRALLGAADIVIEGSRPGALARRGLDPQTVPGPPGRVWLRLSGHGGDCGRVAFGDDAAVAGGLVAMSAAGPVFCGDAIADPLTGLESALALTDSLARGGGEVIDVAMSRVAASYAALPPERAAAGEIVPPRRPAPVPRAARLGADNAHVDHIVAQMNSLPC is encoded by the coding sequence GTGGACGATTCGGAGACCCGCTGGGCCGCGGTTCTCACCCGCGCCGAAGCGGTCGCGGCCCGGCTCACCGAGCGGCTCGGGGTGCCCGTCGATGCTGTCGCTGCGCTCACCGGCCGCGCCGCACTGCTCGGACTGCACCGGGCGGGCCGTATCTCGGCCGGCGGCGCCACCAGGCTGCTGGCGACCGCCGACGGCTGGTGCGCCCTGACCCTGTCACGGCCCGACGACCTCGCCGCCGTACCCGCCCTGGTCGAGGCCGACGACCTGACCGCCGACCCGTGGGCGGCGGTCACCGGCTGGGCCGCTGAGCGCAGCAGCGCCGACGTTGTCGAGCGCGCCGTTCTCCTGGACCTTCCGGTCGCCCGGTTGGCCGAGACCGCACCGGAACCGCCGCGGGTGCTGGCCGCCGGGCCCCGGGATGGCGCGCGTTCGGTGGCCGGGCTGCTGGTCGCCGACCTGACCTCGATGTGGGCAGGCCCGCTGTGTGGACAGATACTGGCCAGTGCCGGTGCCACCGTCGTGAAAGTGGAAAGCCCGCACCGACCCGACGGAACCCGCGGCGGCGATCCGGCCTTCTACGACTGGATCAACCACGGGAAGCTTTCCTACGCTGTCGATTTCGACCGGGACGCACCGAGACTGCGGGCATTACTGGGCGCCGCGGACATCGTCATCGAGGGCTCTCGTCCCGGCGCGCTGGCCCGGCGAGGGCTCGACCCGCAGACCGTGCCCGGCCCACCGGGGCGGGTGTGGCTGCGCCTGTCCGGCCATGGCGGGGACTGCGGGCGGGTGGCGTTCGGCGATGACGCGGCCGTGGCGGGCGGACTGGTCGCGATGAGTGCGGCGGGACCGGTGTTCTGTGGCGACGCGATCGCCGACCCACTCACCGGCCTGGAATCGGCTCTGGCGCTGACTGATTCGTTGGCCCGCGGTGGTGGTGAGGTCATCGATGTGGCGATGTCCCGGGTCGCTGCCAGCTACGCCGCGCTGCCTCCCGAGCGGGCCGCCGCAGGTGAGATCGTGCCGCCACGGCGACCGGCACCGGTACCGCGTGCCGCACGCCTGGGCGCAGACAACGCCCATGTCGACCACATCGTCGCCCAAATGAATTCGCTCCCATGCTGA
- a CDS encoding amidohydrolase family protein: MLIQRATLLDGRSVDIRVTDRIGDVGASLAPQPQESVFDAAGGTVIPGLHDHHVHLRAAAAALDSVQVDQAHAHDRAGLAAILAAADVGSDGWVRAVGYHESVAGHLDRHVLDELAPHVPVRIQHRSGVLWMLNSAGLAEVGLPAHPDGRLRSYDGWSDSVARRDVSLVSLSARLTSYGVTGVTDATPDLDADSIVNLTQAHHHGELHQRVHWLAPGKRILHDDNLDLDELTDWIATRHRDGPVAVHCVTAGQLVVTLAALDVAGVHPGDRIEHAAVVPADTLADLARLDPVVVTQPNFVAERGDQYLLDVPAADQQGLWRLASLLSAGVRVALSTDLPFGGADPWAAMRAAVRRTTGRGAVLNGNECVTPAQALAMFCGHADRPGVARTIAPGQPGELCVLAGSPDEVLDTLAADQVVATVIGGHLHEVRS; the protein is encoded by the coding sequence ATGCTGATTCAACGCGCGACCCTGCTCGACGGGCGATCCGTCGACATCCGGGTCACCGACCGCATCGGCGATGTCGGCGCGTCCCTGGCGCCGCAGCCGCAGGAGAGCGTGTTCGACGCCGCCGGCGGCACCGTGATCCCGGGACTGCACGACCATCACGTACACCTGCGGGCCGCCGCCGCGGCGCTGGACTCCGTGCAGGTCGACCAGGCCCACGCGCACGACCGGGCCGGGCTGGCCGCGATACTCGCCGCCGCCGATGTCGGCAGCGACGGCTGGGTCCGGGCCGTCGGCTACCACGAGTCGGTGGCAGGGCACCTCGACCGGCACGTCCTCGACGAGTTGGCGCCCCATGTGCCGGTTCGGATCCAGCATCGCAGCGGGGTGCTGTGGATGCTGAACTCCGCGGGCCTGGCCGAAGTCGGCCTACCCGCTCACCCCGACGGGCGGCTGCGCAGCTACGACGGCTGGTCGGATTCCGTTGCGCGCCGGGACGTCTCGCTGGTGAGCTTGAGCGCTCGGCTCACGTCCTACGGGGTCACCGGGGTCACCGATGCCACCCCCGACCTGGACGCCGACTCGATCGTGAACCTGACGCAGGCTCATCACCACGGCGAGTTGCACCAGCGGGTGCACTGGCTGGCGCCCGGTAAGCGAATCCTGCACGACGACAACCTCGATCTCGACGAGTTGACCGACTGGATCGCCACCCGCCACCGGGACGGCCCGGTCGCCGTGCACTGCGTGACGGCCGGTCAACTGGTGGTCACGCTGGCAGCCCTCGACGTCGCGGGTGTGCATCCCGGCGATCGCATCGAGCACGCCGCGGTGGTGCCTGCCGACACCCTGGCCGATCTGGCCCGCCTGGATCCCGTGGTGGTGACCCAACCGAACTTCGTCGCCGAACGGGGCGACCAGTACCTGCTCGACGTCCCCGCCGCCGATCAGCAGGGCCTGTGGCGGCTGGCCTCCTTGCTCAGCGCCGGGGTGCGGGTGGCCCTGTCGACCGACCTGCCGTTCGGCGGTGCCGACCCGTGGGCGGCGATGCGGGCGGCGGTACGCCGGACCACTGGCCGGGGCGCGGTACTCAATGGCAATGAATGTGTCACGCCTGCACAAGCTTTGGCGATGTTCTGCGGTCATGCCGACCGTCCGGGCGTTGCGCGCACCATCGCGCCGGGACAGCCGGGCGAGCTGTGCGTGCTGGCCGGGTCACCGGACGAGGTCCTCGACACCCTGGCAGCCGACCAGGTGGTGGCCACCGTCATCGGTGGACACCTGCATGAGGTCAGGAGCTAG
- a CDS encoding enoyl-CoA hydratase/isomerase family protein, giving the protein MFLVDLSDPPPIGVAGVPGVVVAVGESSSPEAEFWLDTATFALTDVEHEDRRFVAVDSVADTVAELEQRCAHWPHASAVCDDVLRAVDVTGSAFAPIVTESLAYSTLQSGPEFARWLAQRGPARLPQIADPVLAERDGSTVRIMFNRPQRHNAFTTDARAPLLEFLTVALLDDTVTEVVLGGNGPSFCSGGDLGEFGTFADPASAHLARTRHSPALALDALTRRLGRACRAEIHGRVLGSGLEMAAFCGWVNARPDAVLGLPELALGLIPGAGGTLSITRRIGRWRTAYLVLSGRTIDPATALRWGLVDEISSSGAG; this is encoded by the coding sequence ATGTTCCTCGTCGACCTCTCAGACCCGCCGCCCATTGGCGTGGCCGGCGTACCCGGGGTCGTCGTGGCCGTCGGGGAATCCTCCTCGCCGGAGGCGGAATTCTGGCTCGACACAGCGACATTCGCACTCACTGACGTCGAACACGAAGACCGCCGGTTCGTCGCGGTGGACTCGGTTGCCGACACGGTGGCCGAACTGGAGCAGCGGTGCGCACACTGGCCGCACGCGAGCGCGGTCTGCGACGATGTGCTGCGCGCGGTCGATGTCACCGGCTCGGCGTTCGCGCCGATTGTCACCGAATCGCTGGCCTACTCCACCCTGCAATCCGGTCCGGAGTTCGCCCGGTGGCTGGCACAGCGCGGTCCCGCGCGGCTACCGCAGATCGCCGATCCGGTGCTGGCCGAGCGCGACGGATCCACCGTGCGGATCATGTTCAATCGCCCGCAGCGGCACAACGCGTTCACCACGGACGCCCGCGCGCCGCTGCTCGAATTCCTGACGGTTGCGTTGCTCGACGACACCGTGACCGAGGTGGTGCTCGGCGGAAACGGCCCGTCGTTCTGCAGCGGTGGGGATCTCGGCGAGTTCGGAACCTTCGCCGACCCGGCGAGCGCGCACCTGGCCCGGACCCGGCACAGCCCGGCACTGGCCCTCGACGCGCTGACCCGCCGGCTCGGGCGGGCCTGCCGCGCCGAGATCCACGGCCGCGTCCTGGGCAGTGGACTGGAGATGGCCGCGTTCTGCGGCTGGGTCAACGCCCGGCCCGACGCGGTGCTGGGTCTTCCCGAACTCGCGCTGGGCCTGATCCCCGGAGCCGGTGGAACGTTGAGCATCACCCGCCGGATCGGGCGTTGGCGCACAGCGTATCTGGTGCTGTCCGGCCGTACCATCGACCCGGCCACTGCGCTGCGGTGGGGCCTGGTCGACGAGATCAGCTCGAGCGGCGCAGGGTGA
- a CDS encoding carbonic anhydrase has protein sequence MNNLLSRRAWFGVAGASAAAAALSACGSSTQTATTTTVTVPVNVPVTTESEKPDISGPDEALQRLREGNMRFAGSQMVHPDQGAATRVRLSEAQSPFAVVLSCSDSRLPPEVIFDQGLGDLFVVRVAGNIVDPAGLGSIEYAVGHLGTPLIVVLGHENCGAVSATLEALQPPFEQPHGAVESLITAITPAVAVAETRPGNLLQNAILANIEQSRDQITQSHELEKPLASGALKVVTGFYDLGDGVVTLT, from the coding sequence ATGAACAACCTGTTGTCCAGGCGAGCCTGGTTCGGAGTTGCGGGCGCCTCGGCGGCCGCCGCGGCATTGAGCGCGTGCGGGTCGTCGACCCAGACAGCGACCACGACCACCGTGACGGTGCCGGTGAACGTCCCGGTCACCACCGAGTCGGAGAAGCCGGACATTTCCGGCCCGGACGAAGCTCTGCAACGGCTGCGCGAAGGCAACATGAGGTTCGCCGGCTCGCAGATGGTGCATCCGGATCAGGGGGCTGCGACCCGCGTGCGGTTGTCCGAGGCGCAGAGCCCATTTGCGGTCGTGCTGAGCTGTTCGGATTCACGACTGCCGCCGGAGGTCATCTTCGATCAGGGCCTCGGCGACCTGTTCGTGGTTCGGGTGGCGGGCAACATCGTCGACCCGGCGGGTCTGGGCAGCATCGAGTATGCGGTCGGGCACCTGGGCACCCCGCTGATCGTGGTGCTCGGACACGAGAACTGCGGCGCGGTGTCGGCGACGTTGGAGGCGCTACAACCGCCGTTCGAGCAACCCCACGGTGCGGTGGAATCCCTGATCACCGCGATCACACCCGCGGTGGCCGTCGCCGAGACCAGGCCCGGCAACCTGCTCCAGAACGCCATCCTGGCCAATATCGAGCAGTCCCGCGACCAGATCACGCAGTCCCACGAGTTGGAGAAGCCGCTGGCCTCGGGCGCACTCAAGGTGGTCACCGGCTTCTACGACCTCGGGGACGGCGTCGTCACGCTGACCTGA
- the fadD4 gene encoding fatty-acid--CoA ligase FadD4, with protein MQIREHAEATPDKPAVILYPSGTTVTFGEMEARANQLAHLFRQAGLREGDAVAILLENNEHFHTVMWAARRAGLYYVPINTHLTAAETAYIIDNSAAKAIVGSVKLRPVLEGLAEHLPNGLPELLIVIDGAESSATDASSDLNGWRRYPECVADQPVTPISDEIEGDLLQYSSGTTGRPKGIKRELPHLPPSEAPGLMTMLVSFWMNPDGVYLSPAPLYHTAPSVWSLTMQAAGITVVVMEKFDAEGTLDAIQRYQITHGQFVPVMFTRMLKLPETVRNSYDVSGLQRVMHAAAPCPVEVKKQMIDWWGPIVDEYYASSEAIGSTLISAEEWLAHPGSVGKPMVGNLHILDEEGNEVPAGEPGEIYFESPNTFEYLNDAEKTASSRHPKGWMTVGDIGYLDDEGYLYLTDRRHHMIISGGVNIYPQEAENMLVIHPKVMDAAVFGVPDDEMGQRVKGVVQLVDHDEASDELAEELLVWLRERLAHYKCPRSISFEEQLPRTDTGKLYKQELIVKYSAPTPTG; from the coding sequence ATGCAGATCCGTGAGCACGCCGAGGCCACCCCGGACAAACCCGCCGTCATCCTGTATCCGTCGGGTACGACCGTCACGTTCGGCGAGATGGAAGCACGGGCAAATCAGTTGGCCCACTTGTTCCGTCAGGCCGGCCTGCGCGAGGGCGACGCTGTCGCGATCCTGCTGGAGAACAACGAGCACTTTCACACCGTGATGTGGGCGGCCCGCCGCGCCGGGCTGTACTACGTGCCGATCAACACCCACCTCACGGCAGCCGAGACCGCCTACATCATTGACAACAGCGCGGCCAAGGCGATCGTGGGGTCGGTCAAGCTCCGCCCCGTGCTCGAAGGTCTCGCCGAGCATCTCCCCAACGGCCTGCCGGAACTCCTCATTGTCATCGACGGAGCCGAATCGTCGGCGACAGACGCCTCCAGCGATCTGAACGGGTGGCGTCGCTACCCGGAATGTGTTGCAGATCAACCTGTTACGCCCATCAGCGACGAGATCGAGGGCGATCTGCTGCAGTACTCGTCGGGAACCACAGGCCGCCCCAAGGGCATCAAGCGGGAACTTCCGCACCTGCCGCCCTCGGAGGCGCCGGGTCTGATGACCATGCTGGTCTCGTTCTGGATGAACCCCGACGGGGTGTACCTCAGCCCCGCGCCGCTGTATCACACCGCCCCCTCGGTGTGGTCGCTGACGATGCAGGCTGCGGGCATCACCGTGGTCGTGATGGAGAAGTTCGACGCCGAGGGCACCCTGGACGCCATCCAGCGCTACCAGATCACGCACGGCCAGTTCGTGCCGGTGATGTTCACTCGCATGCTGAAACTGCCGGAGACAGTGCGTAACTCGTATGACGTGTCCGGCCTGCAGCGCGTCATGCACGCGGCCGCGCCGTGCCCGGTCGAGGTCAAGAAGCAGATGATCGACTGGTGGGGCCCGATCGTCGACGAGTACTACGCCTCGTCCGAGGCCATCGGCTCCACGCTGATCAGTGCCGAGGAGTGGCTGGCGCACCCGGGCTCGGTGGGTAAGCCGATGGTGGGCAACCTGCACATCCTCGACGAGGAGGGCAACGAGGTCCCGGCCGGCGAGCCGGGCGAGATCTACTTCGAGAGCCCGAACACCTTCGAGTACCTCAACGACGCCGAGAAGACGGCCTCCTCGCGACACCCGAAGGGCTGGATGACCGTCGGCGACATCGGCTACCTCGACGACGAGGGCTACCTGTATCTCACCGACCGCCGCCACCACATGATCATTTCCGGCGGGGTGAACATCTACCCGCAGGAAGCCGAGAACATGCTCGTCATCCACCCGAAGGTGATGGACGCCGCCGTGTTCGGCGTTCCCGACGACGAGATGGGGCAACGGGTCAAAGGTGTGGTCCAACTCGTCGACCACGACGAGGCCTCCGACGAACTCGCCGAGGAGCTGCTGGTCTGGCTGCGGGAGCGGCTGGCGCACTACAAGTGCCCGCGGTCCATCTCGTTCGAGGAACAGCTGCCCCGCACCGACACCGGCAAGCTCTACAAGCAGGAGCTGATCGTCAAGTACTCGGCGCCCACGCCCACCGGGTAG
- a CDS encoding GntR family transcriptional regulator gives MKPEPAYQVLRQRLRDDIAAGAYPEGVRLPTESELVAEYGLSRQTVRRAFQDLVAEGVVYRVPGRGTYATGRGYLRQLGSIEDLMNLSEDTTMEVLQGLSRRVDVNAASRLRLDDDVVYTVVFRRFHDGVPFVLTTVHLPEPVARLVIDSPELLSGAVGTNTVIGILEPHLPEPIAEAAQLISVAPADDLVADAVNCEPGHAMLRVDRLYSDTTGTPVELSVSHFLPEQYTYRVTLRRSS, from the coding sequence ATGAAGCCGGAACCGGCGTATCAGGTTCTGCGGCAACGGCTCCGCGACGATATCGCGGCCGGGGCCTACCCCGAGGGTGTCCGGCTGCCCACCGAGTCCGAACTGGTCGCGGAGTACGGTCTGTCCCGCCAGACCGTCCGTCGTGCATTCCAGGACCTGGTCGCCGAGGGCGTGGTGTATCGGGTGCCCGGTCGCGGAACCTACGCGACCGGTCGCGGATACCTGCGCCAGCTGGGTTCGATCGAGGACCTGATGAACCTGTCCGAGGACACCACGATGGAAGTCCTGCAGGGACTTTCGCGCCGCGTCGACGTCAACGCGGCAAGTCGACTGCGCCTGGACGACGACGTGGTCTACACGGTGGTGTTCCGCCGCTTCCACGACGGGGTGCCGTTCGTCCTCACCACCGTGCACCTTCCCGAACCGGTGGCCCGACTGGTGATCGACTCCCCCGAACTGCTCTCCGGTGCCGTGGGCACCAACACCGTCATCGGCATCCTCGAGCCGCACCTGCCGGAGCCGATTGCCGAAGCGGCACAGCTGATCAGTGTCGCCCCAGCCGACGACCTCGTGGCCGACGCGGTCAACTGCGAACCGGGGCATGCGATGCTGCGGGTGGACCGGCTCTACTCCGACACCACCGGTACGCCCGTCGAACTGTCGGTGAGCCACTTCCTGCCCGAGCAGTACACATATCGGGTCACCCTGCGCCGCTCGAGCTGA